A window of Apium graveolens cultivar Ventura chromosome 8, ASM990537v1, whole genome shotgun sequence contains these coding sequences:
- the LOC141677089 gene encoding protein transport protein SEC23 E-like, protein MASEIADPDREGIDGVRLTWNSWPRTKVESSKCVIPIAASISPIRSHPDILTLPYSPLRCKTCSSILNPFARVDFAAHIWICPFCFQRNHFPHHYSAISETNVPAELYHQYTTIQYSLTPPDEKGHSQMGPTQMGQAQMGQGLIRPPVFVFVLDTCMIEEELGYAKLALQQAIGLLPENALVGFVSFGTQVQVHELGFGEMSKVYVFRGSKDLGKDQVLDQLGLGRRSASGVYGKGGQGGVFDSGVSRFLLPASDCEYTFSSLLEELGTDLWPVPPGNRSLRCTGVALSVASGLLGACLPGTGARIIALVGGPCTEGPGSIVSKDLSEPVRSHKDLDKDAAPYFRKAVQFYEELAKQLVSQGHVLDLFASALDQVGVAEMKVVIERTGGLVVLSESFGHSVFKDSFRRVFEDGEQSLGLCFNGTLEINCSKDIKIQGILGPCTSQEKKGPAVASTVIGQGNTTAWKLCGLDKTTCLTVFFDISSSEKPDPSGNINPQLYIQFLTSYQTPDCQQRLRVTTITKRWTDGVIGSEDLVQGFDQETAAVVIARLTSHKMEMEEGFDATRWLDRNLIRLCSKFGDYRKDDPTSFTLNPLFSLFPQFMFNLRRSQFVQVFNNSPDETAYFRMLLNRENVPNSLVMIQPSLISYAFNALPEAVLLDVASIGADRILLLDSYFSIVIFHGMTIAQWRNMGYQNQPEHQAFAQLLQAPHNDSKLIIGERFPVPRLVVCDQHGSQARFLLAKLNPSATYNNASEMAAGMDVIFTDDVNLQVFIEHLQRLAVQSS, encoded by the exons ATGGCTTCCGAAATCGCCGACCCAGATCGCGAAGGCATCGACGGCGTCCGTCTAACCTGGAATTCCTGGCCTCGCACCAAAGTTGAGTCCTCTAAATGCGTCATCCCCATCGCCGCTTCAATCTCTCCGATCCGATCTCACCCTGACATTCTCACTCTCCCTTACTCCCCTCTCCGTTGCAAAACTTGCTCTTCAATACTAAACCCCTTCGCTCGTGTCGATTTCGCCGCTCACATTTGGATCTGCCCTTTCTGTTTTCAACGCAATCACTTCCCTCATCATTACTCTGCTATCTCAGAAACAAACGTTCCTGCTGAGCTTTACCATCAATACACCACAATTCAATACTCTCTTACACCTCCAGATGAAAAGGGTCATTCCCAAATGGGTCCCACTCAAATGGGTCAAGCTCAAATGGGTCAGGGTCTAATTAGGCCACCGGTGTTTGTGTTTGTTTTGGATACTTGTATGATTGAGGAGGAATTAGGGTATGCCAAATTGGCGTTACAACAGGCGATTGGGTTGTTACCGGAGAATGCGTTGGTGGGGTTTGTGAGTTTTGGGACACAAGTGCAGGTTCATGAATTGGGGTTTGGGGAAATGTCGAAAGTTTATGTTTTTCGGGGGTCGAAGGATTTGGGGAAAGATCAGGTTTTGGATCAGTTGGGGTTAGGTAGGAGGAGTGCTAGTGGTGTTTATGGTAAAGGTGGACAAGGTGGTGTGTTTGATAGTGGGGTTAGTCGGTTCTTGTTGCCTGCGTCGGATTGCGAGTATACTTTTAGCTCG TTGTTAGAGGAATTGGGTACAGATTTGTGGCCAGTTCCACCTGGTAATAGATCTTTACGGTGTACGGGAGTGGCGCTTAGTGTTGCTTCGGGATTGCTTGGAGCTTGTTTGCCTGGTACAGGTGCGCGGATAATTGCACTTGTGGGTGGTCCATGTACAGAAGGACCTGGCTCG ATTGTATCAAAGGATCTGTCAGAACCAGTTCGTTCCCATAAAGATTTAGATAAGGATGCAGCACCTTATTTTAGGAAAGCTGTCCAATTTTATGAAGAACTTGCAAAGCAGCTTGTTAGTCAGGGGCATGTTTTGGACCTTTTTGCTTCTGCACTTGATCAG GTCGGTGTTGCAGAGATGAAAGTTGTCATTGAAAGAACAGGTGGGCTCGTTGTTCTCTCTGAAAGTTTTGGACACTCTGTTTTTAAAGACTCCTTTAGGCGTGTTTTTGAAGATGGGGAACAGTCACTTGGGCTCTGCTTCAA TGGCACACTTGAGATTAATTGTTCAAAAGATATAAAGATTCAGGGGATCCTAGGACCTTGTACGTCGCAAGAAAAG AAAGGACCTGCAGTTGCAAGCACAGTTATTGGACAGGGTAATACGACTGCGTGGAAGTTGTGTGGCCTAGATAAAACTACATGCTTGACCGTTTTCTTTGACATATCATCTAGTGAAAAACCAGATCCCTCGGGAAATATCAATCCGCAGTTGTACATACAGTTCCTTACAAG TTATCAGACCCCTGATTGTCAACAAAGGCTGCGTGTTACAACCATAACTAAACGATGGACAGATGGTGTTATTGGGTCGGAG GACTTGGTACAAGGATTTGATCAAGAAACAGCTGCAGTGGTAATTGCAAGATTAACCTCTCATAAAATGGAAATGGAG GAAGGGTTTGATGCCACCCGGTGGTTAGATCGGAACCTTATCCGTCTTTGCTCCAAATTTGGTGACTACCGCAAAGATGATCCAACTTCGTTCACGTTGAACCCTTTATTTTCGTTGTTTCCACAATTCATGTTTAATTTGCGAAGATCGCAATTCGTGCAG GTATTTAACAATAGTCCAGATGAGACAGCCTATTTTCGGATGTTGTTAAACCGGGAGAATGTACCTAACTCTCTTGTCATGATACAACCATCACTTATATCATATGCGTTTAATGCACTTCCTGAAGCAGTATTATTAGATGTGGCATCAATTGGTGCAGACCGTATTCTTTTGTTGGACTCATATTTTAGTATAGTTATATTTCATGGAATGACAATAGCTCAGTGGAGAAACATGGGTTACCAGAATCAGCCAGAACACCAG GCATTTGCGCAATTGTTGCAAGCACCTCATAACGATTCAAAATTAATCATTGGTGAACGTTTCCCCGTACCAAGATTGGTGGTATGCGATCAGCATGGATCCCAG GCAAGATTTCTGTTGGCAAAGTTAAATCCATCAGCAACGTATAATAATGCTTCTGAAATGGCAGCTGGTATGGACGTAATTTTTACCGATGATGTGAATCTCCAGGTGTTCATTGAACATCTGCAGAGGTTGGCAGTGCAATCTTCTTGA
- the LOC141678029 gene encoding nucleolar complex-associated protein 3, giving the protein MGKKKQKVVLPPELPPDVPEDEVEVSDEDLDFVAENIQHVGFLNTLDTQSITRHVTRVADVKEDALESLYEQRLRKKSLLKEKDDNLLEVDPVDALPVKTPDGKIVFRTVPKVRKVADEGEATSDNEDIVADKSLVRLTKAEKRAKLKKLRKEAKKQGKEVTEIDEEVNETSQADILEEVKKDLTAEEVSESKKYRLAEIGTALLTDPEANIKSLSEMLQISKSEDRAIVTLGLKSLLAVFKDIIPGYRIRLPTEKEQAMVVSKTVKKMRFYESTLLSVYKAYLLKLIYLEGKPSFQRVAIRCICNLLEAVPHFNFRERLLAVVVKNISSADDVVRKLCCAAIKSLFTNEGKHGGEVTVEAVRSIAALMKAHDCQLHPDSIEVFMSLVFDEDLGRAQRATVDKRTKSKKFKKRKNQEEQSSQLPNNDKKKSRKEMISRTREEVDADYKAASFAQDIAERRRMQTETLSAIFEIYFRILKHTFQTRTNATSGTIASSGGHPLLVSCLNGIGKFSHLVDLDFMADLMSYLGKLARGSSDVNGSPENASGGCLTVSERLQCCIVAFKVMKSNLDALNIDLQDFYAQLYQLILEYRPGRDKGEVFAEALKIMLCDDRQHDMQRAAAFIKRLATFSLCFGAAESMAALVTLKHLLQKNVKCRNLLENDAGGGSVSGPVATYHPYSSDPNLSGALASVLWELNLLSKHYHPSVSTMALSIANIGNTSNQVYHANVSPQQAFAELSLEKESFSTNINVNKSGNKRKRANMQQAVPSVADADLASRTDEVAVRKKLSEHFLLLRDISENGRLKSELDRTTMSLQLYQRYKKQKKKQR; this is encoded by the exons ATGGGGAAGAAAAAGCAGAAGGTAGTGTTGCCACCTGAACTTCCGCCAGATGTTCCCGAAGATGAAGTTGAGGTATCAGATGAGGATTTGGACTTTGTTGCGGAAAATATCCAACATGTTGGCTTTCTCAACACTTTAGATACACAATCAATTACCAG GCATGTAACTCGTGTTGCTGATGTGAAAGAAGATGCCCTAGAGTCTTTATATGAGCAACGATTGAGAAAGAAGTCTTTACTTAAAGAAAAAGATGATAATTTGCTTGAAGTTGATCCGGTAGATGCTCTTCCTGTTAAGACTCCTGATGGAAAGATTGTCTTTAGGACAG TACCAAAAGTACGGAAAGTGGCAGATGAAGGTGAAGCCACTAGCGACAATGAAGATATTGTTGCAGATAAAAGCCTGGTGAGGTTAACCAAGGCAGAAAAACGTGCCAAgttaaaaaaattaagaaaagaagCAAAAAAACAAGGAAAGGAGGTGACTGAGATTGATGAAGAAGTGAACGAAACCTCCCAAGCTGATATTCTG GAAGAGGTGAAAAAGGACCTTACAGCTGAAGAAGTAAGTGAGAGTAAAAAGTACAGACTTGCAGAAATAGGAACCGCACTGCTTACAGATCCAGAAGCTAATATCAAATCTCTCTCAGAGATGCTACAAATTTCTAAATCTGAGGATCGTGCTATTGTAACACTTGGTCTAAAATCACTATTGGCTGTATTTAAAGACATTATTCCTGG CTACCGTATCAGGCTGCCTACTGAAAAGGAGCAAGCAATGGTCGTTTCAAAGACTGTTAAAAAAATGCGCTTTTATGAGTCTACGCTCTTGTCGGTTTACAAG GCATACCTGCTGAAGCTGATATATCTAGAAGGAAAGCCATCCTTTCAGCGTGTGGCCATCCGTTGCATTTGTAATTTGCTGGAGGCAGTTCCTCATTTTAACTTCCGTGAAAGGTTGTTAGCAGTTGTTGTCAAGAACATAAGCTCTGCTGATGATGTTGTGAG AAAACTGTGCTGTGCTGCTATTAAATCACTGTTTACGAATGAGGGAAAGCATGGCGGGGAAGTTACTGTTGAAGCTGTTCGTTCAATTGCCGCCCTTATGAAAGCACATGATTGCCAATTGCACCCTGATTCAATTGAG GTTTTTATGTCTTTAGTATTCGATGAGGACCTTGGCCGGGCCCAAAGAGCGACTGTTGATAAGAGGACCAAAAGTAAGAAATTTAAAAAAAGAAAGAACCAAGAGGAGCAGTCAAGTCAGTTGCCCAATAATGATAAAAAGAAATCTAGGAAAGAAATGATATCAAGAACACGAGAGGAG GTTGATGCCGACTATAAAGCTGCTTCGTTTGCTCAAGATATTGCGGAGCGCCGAAGAATGCAAACAGAGACTCTTTCTGCCATATTTGAAATTTATTTTCGTATATTGAAGCATACCTTTCAGACAAG AACAAACGCCACTTCAGGAACTATTGCTTCGTCAGGGGGGCACCCACTTCTCGTTTCATGTTTAAATGGAATTGGGAAATTTTCACATCTAGTTGATTTAGATTTCATGGCCGATCTTATGAGCTACCTTGGAAAACTAGCTAGAGGTAGCAGTGATGTAAATGGATCTCCTGAAAATGCTTCAGGAGGATGTTTGACTGTGTCTGAACGCCTCCAGTGTTGCATTGTTGCTTTCAAAGTGATGAAGAGCAATCTTGATGCCTTAAATATAGATTTGCAGGACTTCTATGCacaactttaccaactaataCTAGAATACAGGCCTGGGAG GGACAAAGGTGAAGTATTTGCTGAAGCTCTGAAGATAATGCTATGTGATGACAGACAACATGACATGCAAAGAGCTGCAGCATTTATTAAACGTTTGGCCACATTTTCTTTGTGCTTCGGTGCTGCTGAATCAATGGCTG CTCTGGTTACTCTGAAGCATCTTCTTCAAAAGAATGTCAAATGCAGAAATTTGTTAGAAAATGACGCTGGAGGTGGTTCTGTCTCAGGTCCTGTTGCG ACGTATCACCCTTATTCTTCAGACCCAAACCTCAGTGGTGCACTAGCTTCGGTACTTTGGGAACTGAACCTCCTTTCAAAACATTATCATCCATCTGTTTCCACTATGGCCTTAAGCATAGCAAATATAGGCAATACCAGTAATCAGGTTTATCACGCCAATGTCTCTCCCCAACAAGCATTCGCTGAGTTATCACTCGAGAAGGAGTCGTTTAGTACGAACATTAATGTCAATAAATCTGGTAACAAGAGGAAAAGAGCCAATATGCAGCAGGCTGTACCTTCTGTGGCTGATGCTGATCTAGCAAGTCGGACAGATGAAGTTGCGGTCAGAAAGAAACTATCAGAGCATTTCTTGCTTCTTCGTGACATATCAGAGAATGGAAGATTAAAGAGCGAGCTAGATCGTACCACAATGTCATTACAATTGTATCAACGGTACAAGAAGCAAAAGAAGAAGCAAAGGTGA